The following are from one region of the Sorghum bicolor cultivar BTx623 chromosome 2, Sorghum_bicolor_NCBIv3, whole genome shotgun sequence genome:
- the LOC8060681 gene encoding uncharacterized protein LOC8060681 isoform X1, translating to MLQSSASAPRARAGRQEARRRSLWMMPMASSSLGRLVVAVALLLTSSALLCVDASVHDYAGERFAADGNAFVLHGGSEGVYASAKAAAFIRYVRMKPRQRINSSLLCLLGEERDRGDVAMALTRCVCFLIRACSFEKVAFLRTPESAAAAEVDGNRTATVTAVIFEAGDRDAVGGTDVSVTGGRALCCTADMAKLGACTEGAATYRARNGTGWPRVLAASFLPGALEAAFPDETVSMARTGMYTLLFVHCDASLAGGQVDARGKTIWKNSRGYLPGRMAPLLPFYGAMSLAFAALAAYWFAQCARFWREVVPLQSCATLVIALGMLEAATWYFDLAEFNESGVRPRGATFWAATSGALRGAVARVLVLAVAMGHGVVRPALAGLKSARVAGLGAAFFAAAEALEVSENVGTVSDHSPSPTRRLFLVLPVAALNAVFVYWIFSSLSKTLNKLKAKRMTAKLEMYRRLNNALIIAVAVSLGWITFEVHFKSTDEYNERWRAAWVIPAVWQVISFSLLCAVCLMWAPSQSSTRYAYLEDDDEEEEGEGEDEDTRPLIRPGPLSYVDNWAISVSKDATTVILRTDSGVYTKAAGDGGKRV from the exons ATGCTCCAGTCAAGTGCCAGTGCACCTCGAGCACGCGCAGGAAGGCAGGAAGCCCGCCGCCGTTCGCTTTGGATGATGCCAATGGCCTCCTCGAGCCTCGGCCGCCTCGTGGTGGCCGTGGCCTTGCTGCTCACGTCGTCCGCCCTCCTCTGCGTCGACGCGTCGGTGCACGACTACGCCGGCGAACGGTTCGCGGCCGACGGCAACGCCTTCGTCCTCCACGGCGGCAGCGAGGGCGTCTACGCCTCCGCTAAGGCCGCCGCGTTCATCCGGTACGTACGTATGAAACCGCGTCAGCGGATCAATTCATCGCTTCTTTGCCTTCTTGGGGAGGAGAGGGATCGAGGGGATGTGGCTATGGCGCTGACGCGGTGTGTTTGTTTCTTGATCCGCGCATGCAGCTTCGAGAAGGTCGCGTTCTTAAGGACGCCGGAGTCGGCCGCCGCGGCCGAGGTGGACGGCAACCGCACGGCCACGGTCACGGCGGTCATCTTCGAGGCCGGCGACCGCGACGCCGTCGGGGGCACGGACGTCTCTGTCACCGGCGGGCGTGCGCTCTGCTGCACGGCGGACATGGCGAAGCTCGGGGCGTGCACCGAGGGTGCGGCGACGTACCGCGCGCGGAACGGCACCGGCTGGCCCAGGGTGCTCGCGGCCTCCTTCCTCCCGGGCGCCCTCGAGGCGGCGTTCCCGGACGAGACCGTCAGCATGGCGCGCACCGGCATGTACACCCTCCTGTTCGTCCACTGCGACGCCTCGCTCGCCGGCGGGCAGGTGGACGCGCGGGGCAAGACCATCTGGAAGAACAGCCGGGGCTACCTCCCGGGGCGGATGGCGCCGCTGCTGCCCTTCTACGGCGCCATGTCGCTGGCGTTCGCGGCGCTGGCGGCGTACTGGTTCGCGCAGTGCGCGCGGTTCTGGCGGGAGGTGGTGCCGCTCCAGAGCTGCGCCACGCTGGTGATCGCGCTGGGGATGCTGGAGGCCGCCACCTGGTACTTCGACCTCGCCGAGTTCAACGAGTCCGGCGTCCGCCCCCGCGGCGCCACGTTCTGGGCGGCCACGTCCGGCGCGCTCCGCGGCGCGGTGGCGCGCGTGCTAGTGCTGGCCGTGGCCATGGGCCACGGCGTGGTGCGGCCCGCACTGGCGGGGCTGAAGAGCGCCAGGGTGGCCGGCCTCGGCGCCGCGTTCTTCGCCGCCGCGGAAGCACTCGAGGTCAGCGAGAACGTCGGCACCGTGAGCGACCACTCGCCGTCGCCCACGAGGAGGCTGTTCCTGGTGCTCCCTGTGGCGGCCCTCAACGCGGTGTTCGTGTACTGGATATTCAGCTCGCTGTCGAAGACGCTGAACAAGCTCAAG GCGAAAAGAATGACGGCGAAGCTGGAGATGTACCGGAGGTTGAACAATGCCTTGATCATCGCGGTGGCCGTGTCACTCGGCTGGATCACATTTGAG GTCCACTTCAAGTCGACGGACGAGTACAACGAGCGGTGGCGCGCGGCGTGGGTGATCCCGGCGGTGTGGCAGGTCATCTCCTTTTCGCTGCTGTGCGCCGTCTGCCTCATGTGGGCGCCCTCGCAGAGCTCGACGAGGTACGCCTACCTggaagacgacgacgaggaggaggagggcgagggcgaggacgAGGACACGCGGCCGCTGATCAGACCCGGCCCGCTGTCGTACGTGGACAACTGGGCCATCTCCGTGTCCAAGGACGCCACCACCGTCATTCTGAGAACCGACTCCGGCGTGTACACGAAAGCCGCCGGCGATGGAGGCAAGCGGGTGTAG
- the LOC8060681 gene encoding membrane protein PTM1 isoform X2, which yields MLQSSASAPRARAGRQEARRRSLWMMPMASSSLGRLVVAVALLLTSSALLCVDASVHDYAGERFAADGNAFVLHGGSEGVYASAKAAAFIRFEKVAFLRTPESAAAAEVDGNRTATVTAVIFEAGDRDAVGGTDVSVTGGRALCCTADMAKLGACTEGAATYRARNGTGWPRVLAASFLPGALEAAFPDETVSMARTGMYTLLFVHCDASLAGGQVDARGKTIWKNSRGYLPGRMAPLLPFYGAMSLAFAALAAYWFAQCARFWREVVPLQSCATLVIALGMLEAATWYFDLAEFNESGVRPRGATFWAATSGALRGAVARVLVLAVAMGHGVVRPALAGLKSARVAGLGAAFFAAAEALEVSENVGTVSDHSPSPTRRLFLVLPVAALNAVFVYWIFSSLSKTLNKLKAKRMTAKLEMYRRLNNALIIAVAVSLGWITFEVHFKSTDEYNERWRAAWVIPAVWQVISFSLLCAVCLMWAPSQSSTRYAYLEDDDEEEEGEGEDEDTRPLIRPGPLSYVDNWAISVSKDATTVILRTDSGVYTKAAGDGGKRV from the exons ATGCTCCAGTCAAGTGCCAGTGCACCTCGAGCACGCGCAGGAAGGCAGGAAGCCCGCCGCCGTTCGCTTTGGATGATGCCAATGGCCTCCTCGAGCCTCGGCCGCCTCGTGGTGGCCGTGGCCTTGCTGCTCACGTCGTCCGCCCTCCTCTGCGTCGACGCGTCGGTGCACGACTACGCCGGCGAACGGTTCGCGGCCGACGGCAACGCCTTCGTCCTCCACGGCGGCAGCGAGGGCGTCTACGCCTCCGCTAAGGCCGCCGCGTTCATCCG CTTCGAGAAGGTCGCGTTCTTAAGGACGCCGGAGTCGGCCGCCGCGGCCGAGGTGGACGGCAACCGCACGGCCACGGTCACGGCGGTCATCTTCGAGGCCGGCGACCGCGACGCCGTCGGGGGCACGGACGTCTCTGTCACCGGCGGGCGTGCGCTCTGCTGCACGGCGGACATGGCGAAGCTCGGGGCGTGCACCGAGGGTGCGGCGACGTACCGCGCGCGGAACGGCACCGGCTGGCCCAGGGTGCTCGCGGCCTCCTTCCTCCCGGGCGCCCTCGAGGCGGCGTTCCCGGACGAGACCGTCAGCATGGCGCGCACCGGCATGTACACCCTCCTGTTCGTCCACTGCGACGCCTCGCTCGCCGGCGGGCAGGTGGACGCGCGGGGCAAGACCATCTGGAAGAACAGCCGGGGCTACCTCCCGGGGCGGATGGCGCCGCTGCTGCCCTTCTACGGCGCCATGTCGCTGGCGTTCGCGGCGCTGGCGGCGTACTGGTTCGCGCAGTGCGCGCGGTTCTGGCGGGAGGTGGTGCCGCTCCAGAGCTGCGCCACGCTGGTGATCGCGCTGGGGATGCTGGAGGCCGCCACCTGGTACTTCGACCTCGCCGAGTTCAACGAGTCCGGCGTCCGCCCCCGCGGCGCCACGTTCTGGGCGGCCACGTCCGGCGCGCTCCGCGGCGCGGTGGCGCGCGTGCTAGTGCTGGCCGTGGCCATGGGCCACGGCGTGGTGCGGCCCGCACTGGCGGGGCTGAAGAGCGCCAGGGTGGCCGGCCTCGGCGCCGCGTTCTTCGCCGCCGCGGAAGCACTCGAGGTCAGCGAGAACGTCGGCACCGTGAGCGACCACTCGCCGTCGCCCACGAGGAGGCTGTTCCTGGTGCTCCCTGTGGCGGCCCTCAACGCGGTGTTCGTGTACTGGATATTCAGCTCGCTGTCGAAGACGCTGAACAAGCTCAAG GCGAAAAGAATGACGGCGAAGCTGGAGATGTACCGGAGGTTGAACAATGCCTTGATCATCGCGGTGGCCGTGTCACTCGGCTGGATCACATTTGAG GTCCACTTCAAGTCGACGGACGAGTACAACGAGCGGTGGCGCGCGGCGTGGGTGATCCCGGCGGTGTGGCAGGTCATCTCCTTTTCGCTGCTGTGCGCCGTCTGCCTCATGTGGGCGCCCTCGCAGAGCTCGACGAGGTACGCCTACCTggaagacgacgacgaggaggaggagggcgagggcgaggacgAGGACACGCGGCCGCTGATCAGACCCGGCCCGCTGTCGTACGTGGACAACTGGGCCATCTCCGTGTCCAAGGACGCCACCACCGTCATTCTGAGAACCGACTCCGGCGTGTACACGAAAGCCGCCGGCGATGGAGGCAAGCGGGTGTAG
- the LOC8079184 gene encoding protein TIFY 10b encodes MAASARPGERATSFTVACSLLSRFVRQNGAAAAELGLGIKGEVEQQRTPATISLLPGAEGEEAERTKETMELFPQSAGFGVKDAAAPSEQENKEKPKQLTIFYGGKVLVFDDFPADKAKDLMQLASKGSLVVQNVVLPQPSAPAAVTDKAVPAPVISLSAAQADAKKPARTNASDMPIMRKASLHRFLEKRKDRLNAKTPYQTSPSDAAPVKKEPESQAWLGLGPNAVKSNLSLS; translated from the exons ATGGCGGCGTCCGCGAGGCCAGGGGAGAGAGCGACCAGCTTCACCGTCGCGTGCAGCCTCCTCAGCCGCTTCGTCCGCCAGAACGGCGCCGCGGCTGCCGAGCTAGGCCTCGGGATCAAAG GCGAGGTCGAGCAGCAGAGGACGCCGGCGACAATTAGCTTGCTCCCCGGAGCGGAGGGcgaggaggccgagaggacgaaGGAGACCATGGAGCTGTTCCCGCAGAGCGCCGGGTTCGGCGTCAAGGATGCTGCTGCCCCTAG CGAGCAAGAAAATAAAGAGAAGCCTAAGCAGCTCACCATCTTCTATGGCGGGAAGGTGCTGGTGTTTGACGATTTCCCTGCCGACAAGGCAAAGGACCTGATGCAGCTGGCCAGCAAGGGCAGCCTTGTGGTACAGAACGTTGTTTTGCCTCAACCTTCTGCACCTGCTGCTGTCACCGACAAGGCCGTGCCGGCCCCGGTCATCAGCTTGTCTGCTGCTCAGGCTGATGCTAAGAAGCCTGCTCGCACAAATGCTTCTG ATATGCCTATTATGAGGAAGGCGTCTCTTCACCGCTTCcttgagaagagaaaggatCG TCTCAATGCAAAGACACCATATCAGACTTCTCCTTCAGATGCGGCGCCAGTCAAGAAGGAGCCCGAGAGCCAGGCATGGCTTGGATTAGGACCGAATGCCGTGAAGTCCAACCTGAGCCTGAGCTAG
- the LOC110432880 gene encoding pentatricopeptide repeat-containing protein At1g63070, mitochondrial-like yields the protein MHRAGPLFLRRALLIRSYPPVSHLSSQACWLNSSDNEEPSQSSAYGDYRSRRLLPLITLAVRASNWDAARNISFRECVRLYGSSQSVSLFALLVQAFLPRRIREVRCLIQSIVDYCGNAGSQLFELAPMLVSNLGQSMTLLQVYAAVIRIFVESSMFEDALLTYIEVKNFGVDRRLCNFLLKCLVEGNQIMYARSLFDDMKSCGPSPNVCSYSILMSMYTHGERLCLDEAFELLCEMESNGVRPNATTYGTYLYGLCRSRQVTSAWDFLQTLSQSGGPCSNYCFNAVIHGFCSEGQVDKAVEVFHGMKKCGFVPDVHSYSILVDGLCKHGDLLKGYDMLDEMARNGICPNQVSYSSLLHGLCKTGQVALALKIFKNLQDQGFEHDQINYSIILHGCCQHLDLKAISDLWFDMIHHDIAPDVYNYTSLIYAFCRHRNLQDALGVFGLMLENGLSPNIVTCTILVDSFSKEGLVGEAFLFLDRIHQSLGIVPNLCMYRVIINGLCKTNKYSDVWKFFADMIKRGYVPDVVLYSIIIDGFVKALKLQEALRLYRKMLDEGVKPNTFTYSSLINGLCNDDRLPEAMGLIKDMIGEDLLLDNILYTSIIACYCRRLNMKAANEWLREMERSGVFPDAFVYTCMIDGYSKVLAMDGARLMMEEMEKRKLKLTVVTYTALIIGYLKTGDEKEACMMYESMRHAGIAPDAKLRCILGIGNDKGDCDDSQKAKGVT from the coding sequence ATGCACCGGGCAGGCCCATTGTTTCTGCGCCGAGCCCTTCTGATCAGGAGCTATCCCCCAGTGTCACACCTGTCCTCTCAGGCTTGTTGGTTGAACAGCTCTGATAATGAAGAGCCCAGTCAGAGTTCTGCTTACGGTGATTATAGAAGTCGCCGTCTGCTTCCCTTGATCACACTAGCAGTGCGGGCGTCGAATTGGGATGCTGCCAGAAATATAAGCTTCAGGGAGTGTGTGAGGTTATATGGGTCATCTCAGTCAGTTAGTCTGTTTGCTTTGCTTGTGCAGGCATTCTTGCCGCGGAGAATCAGAGAGGTCCGGTGCTTGATTCAGAGCATTGTTGATTACTGTGGAAATGCTGGGTCACAGTTGTTTGAGTTGGCTCCTATGTTGGTCAGCAATTTGGGTCAGTCAATGACGCTGTTACAAGTTTATGCTGCGGTCATCCGTATTTTTGTAGAGTCGTCAATGTTTGAGGATGCTCTTCTCACTTATATTGAGGTCAAGAACTTTGGTGTTGACAGACGTTTGTGCAATTTCTTGCTGAAGTGCTTAGTCGAGGGGAATCAGATCATGTATGCGAGGAGTTTATTTGATGACATGAAAAGTTGTGGTCCTTCACCCAATGTCTGCTCTTATTCAATTTTGATGAGTATGTACACACATGGAGAGAGGTTATGCTTAGATGAAGCTTTTGAGCTTCTTTGTGAAATGGAATCAAATGGTGTGAGACCGAACGCTACAACATATGGAACTTACCTCTATGGGCTTTGCCGTTCCAGACAGGTAACATCTGCATGggactttcttcaaactctttctCAGAGTGGTGGCCCTTGCAGCAATTATTGTTTCAATGCTGTGATTCATGGTTTCTGTAGCGAGGGTCAGGTTGACAAAGCTGTAGAAGTGTTTCATGGGATGAAGAAATGTGGGTTTGTCCCAGATGTCCACAGCTACAGCATATTAGTTGATGGGTTATGCAAACATGGGGATTTATTGAAAGGttatgacatgcttgatgaaatGGCAAGAAATGGAATATGTCCTAATCAAGTCAGTTACAGTTCACTTCTGCATGGCCTTTGCAAAACTGGACAGGTTGCATTGGCATTAAAGATTTTCAAGAACCTCCAAGACCAAGGTTTTGAGCATGACCAGATAAATTACAGCATCATTCTTCATGGCTGTTGCCAACATTTAGATCTCAAGGCCATCTCTGACCTTTGGTTTGACATGATTCATCATGATATCGCTCCAGATGTTTACAATTATACCAGTCTGATCTACGCATTTTGTAGACATAGAAACCTTCAAGATGCATTGGGAGTGTTTGGGCTCATGCTTGAAAATGGGTTGAGTCCCAACATTGTGACATGCACAATCCTAGTTGACAGCTTTAGCAAAGAAGGGCTAGTTGGTGAAGCTTTCCTGTTCCTGGATAGAATACATCAGTCATTGGGAATCGTCCCAAACCTTTGCATGTACAGAGTTATTATCAATGGCCTTTGCAAGACCAACAAATATAGTGATGTGTGGAAATTTTTTGCAGACATGATAAAGAGGGGCTATGTTCCTGATGTTGTCCTTTACAGTATTATTATTGATGGCTTCGTGAAAGCTCTGAAGTTGCAGGAGGCCTTAAGGTTGTATCGTAAGATGTTGGATGAAGGCGTAAAACCTAACACATTTACATATTCTAGCCTCATAAATGGGCTGTGTAATGATGATAGACTTCCTGAAGCTATGGGATTGATTAAGGATATGATTGGGGAAGACCTGTTACTTGACAATATTTTGTACACATCTATCATTGCTTGCTATTGTAGGCGTTTAAATATGAAGGCTGCTAATGAATGGCTCAGAGAAATGGAAAGAAGTGGTGTGTTCCCAGATGCTTTTGTATATACTTGTATGATTGATGGTTATAGTAAAGTGCTTGCAATGGATGGTGCGCGCTTGATGATGGAAGAAATGGAAAAAAGAAAGCTTAAACTTACTGTAGTAACCTACACAGCTCTCATTATTGGATACCTTAAAACGGGGGATGAGAAGGAAGCTTGTATGATGTATGAGAGTATGCGTCATGCAGGCATTGCTCCAGATGCCAAGCTGCGTTGCATTTTGGGCATTGGCAATGACAAGGGTGATTGTGATGATTCTCAGAAAGCGAAGGGTGTAACATAA